In a single window of the uncultured Pseudodesulfovibrio sp. genome:
- a CDS encoding class I SAM-dependent methyltransferase, with protein sequence MFNEHVLDTKARILDFGCGYGRIMAELAQAGYTDLTGIDFSEPLIERGLAEHPELNLSAYPGGPLPYEDDTFDAALMLAVFTCMLETRTQAEALLELRRVLKPGGVLFINDFLLNRDRRNLDRYQLGQEKYGLYGVFDVDDGGVLRHHDRNHMEALFSGFTTLVFEEVVYETMHGHHSNGFYAVVKMPG encoded by the coding sequence GTGTTCAACGAGCACGTTCTGGACACGAAGGCCCGTATATTGGATTTCGGATGCGGCTATGGCCGGATCATGGCTGAACTTGCCCAGGCCGGATACACCGACCTGACCGGCATCGACTTTTCCGAGCCTTTGATCGAGCGCGGCCTCGCGGAACACCCCGAGCTGAACCTGTCCGCCTATCCCGGCGGCCCCCTGCCGTACGAGGATGATACCTTTGACGCAGCCCTCATGCTCGCGGTCTTTACCTGTATGCTGGAGACCCGCACCCAGGCCGAGGCCCTGCTGGAACTCAGGCGTGTGCTCAAGCCTGGCGGCGTGCTCTTCATCAACGACTTCCTGCTCAACCGCGATCGCCGCAACCTCGACCGCTATCAGTTGGGACAGGAGAAATACGGTCTCTACGGCGTGTTCGACGTGGACGACGGCGGCGTCCTGCGTCACCACGACCGAAACCACATGGAAGCCCTGTTCTCCGGCTTTACGACCTTGGTCTTCGAAGAGGTGGTCTATGAGACAATGCACGGCCACCATTCGAACGGGTTCTACGCCGTGGTGAAGATGCCTGGGTAG
- a CDS encoding SurA N-terminal domain-containing protein — translation MLEIMRNNASGWIVKILFAVIIFIFVFAFGMSGLNNSGDPTVATVNDQTISRAEYQQMYERAAENLRRSNPDLPSAQLRSPEFKQMVLGQLISEKLLMDQAEKLGIRASDKEVAQGIASVAAFKDANGNFDKQRYLAALREIRMTPSEFEASYRQDLTMQKVKDAVGATADVSESQARQIFDWLGERVSLDYIEVLPADFRNAVKVDEAEIEAYYKANQDRFQIPAQVTLRTLSFTPAYLAKFQTVTDDEIAEYYAANKDTMQVPEQIHARHILVTVKDSDSEAAQKKAKERIDKIYKEARAGANFAKLAEDNSDGPSAPNGGDLGWFGKGAMVPAFEKAAFALDKGEVSEPVKTRFGWHVIKVEDKKEGSTKTLEEAKAEIKNRLAEEKGSDKANDLLDQATDRLVSGMSLNDIASELGIETESTDPMPAQYLAQTFGMSADTAKAVTDLAPGTAYKSPVAINGGYMLVEKVEDIAPSVMALDLVRQTIVNTLKDQKGAELAQTEADKIHAALTGPDADAAAKKYASRIKTTQPFNRQGNIAGLGQSQPLAKAAFKAEGKDWFDLVYTMPGGGAVVARLNERIPASDAQWKDQKQFWMDQAGQNYRREAVAAFMDDLSKNAQVEIARPDILK, via the coding sequence ATGTTAGAAATAATGCGCAACAACGCATCCGGCTGGATCGTCAAGATACTCTTTGCCGTCATCATCTTCATCTTCGTCTTCGCCTTTGGCATGTCCGGGCTGAACAACTCTGGTGACCCGACCGTCGCCACGGTGAACGATCAGACCATCTCCCGGGCCGAATACCAGCAGATGTATGAACGCGCGGCGGAAAACCTCCGCCGGTCCAACCCGGATCTGCCTTCCGCGCAGCTCAGGTCTCCTGAATTCAAGCAGATGGTTCTGGGGCAGCTGATCAGCGAAAAGCTCCTCATGGATCAGGCCGAAAAGCTCGGCATCCGTGCTTCTGACAAGGAAGTGGCCCAGGGCATCGCCTCGGTGGCCGCCTTCAAGGACGCCAACGGCAATTTCGACAAACAGCGCTATCTGGCCGCTCTGCGTGAAATCCGCATGACTCCGTCCGAGTTCGAGGCGAGCTACCGTCAGGATCTGACCATGCAGAAGGTCAAGGACGCGGTGGGCGCCACCGCCGACGTGTCCGAGTCCCAGGCCCGCCAGATCTTCGACTGGCTCGGCGAACGGGTGAGCCTCGACTACATCGAAGTGCTTCCCGCCGACTTCCGCAATGCGGTGAAGGTCGACGAGGCCGAGATCGAGGCCTACTACAAGGCCAACCAGGACCGCTTCCAGATTCCGGCCCAGGTGACCCTGCGGACCCTGTCCTTCACCCCGGCCTATCTGGCCAAGTTCCAGACCGTCACCGACGACGAGATCGCCGAGTACTACGCGGCCAACAAGGACACCATGCAGGTGCCCGAACAGATCCATGCCCGTCACATCCTGGTCACGGTCAAGGACTCCGACTCCGAGGCCGCCCAGAAGAAGGCCAAGGAACGCATCGACAAAATCTACAAGGAAGCCAGAGCCGGGGCGAATTTCGCCAAGCTGGCCGAGGACAATTCCGACGGCCCCAGCGCCCCGAACGGCGGCGACCTGGGCTGGTTCGGCAAGGGCGCCATGGTGCCCGCCTTCGAAAAGGCCGCTTTTGCCCTGGACAAGGGCGAGGTGTCCGAGCCGGTCAAGACCCGCTTCGGCTGGCACGTGATCAAGGTGGAGGACAAGAAGGAAGGCAGCACCAAGACTCTTGAGGAGGCCAAGGCCGAGATCAAGAATCGCCTGGCCGAGGAAAAGGGTTCCGACAAGGCCAACGACCTTCTGGACCAGGCCACCGACCGCCTCGTGTCCGGCATGTCCCTGAACGACATCGCTTCGGAGCTCGGTATCGAGACCGAAAGCACCGATCCCATGCCCGCCCAGTACCTGGCCCAGACCTTCGGCATGTCCGCCGACACGGCCAAGGCCGTGACCGATCTGGCTCCCGGCACCGCCTACAAGAGCCCGGTCGCCATCAATGGCGGCTACATGCTGGTGGAAAAGGTCGAAGACATCGCGCCTTCGGTCATGGCCCTGGATCTGGTTCGCCAGACCATCGTCAACACCCTGAAGGACCAGAAAGGCGCGGAACTGGCTCAGACCGAGGCCGACAAGATCCACGCGGCCCTGACCGGCCCCGATGCTGATGCCGCTGCCAAGAAGTACGCGTCGCGCATCAAGACCACCCAGCCGTTCAACCGCCAGGGCAACATCGCCGGGCTGGGCCAGAGCCAGCCGCTGGCCAAGGCCGCCTTCAAAGCCGAGGGCAAGGACTGGTTCGACCTGGTCTACACCATGCCCGGCGGCGGCGCTGTCGTGGCCCGTCTCAACGAGCGCATCCCGGCTTCCGACGCCCAGTGGAAGGACCAGAAGCAGTTCTGGATGGACCAGGCCGGTCAGAACTACCGCCGCGAAGCCGTGGCCGCGTTCATGGATGACCTGAGCAAAAACGCCCAGGTCGAGATCGCCCGTCCGGACATCCTGAAATAG
- a CDS encoding aconitate hydratase, whose protein sequence is MGKNITHKIIEKHLVSGSMVPGEEVGLRIDQTLTQDATGTMAWLQYEAIGIGKVRTDLSVSYVDHNTLQMGFRNPDDHRFLRTVAAKSGAVFSPAGTGICHQLHLENFAKPGATLIGSDSHTPTAGGIGAMAMGAGGLSVALAMAGEAYFIPMPKVVKVELTGELTGWAQGKDVILELLRLLTVKGGVGKVFEYAGPGVASLSVPDRATITNMGAELGATTSIFPSDETTRDFLTKMGRADDWMELVADADAEYDEVVTINLSELEPLVAQPHMPDQVCKVKDLAGKKIDQVAIGSCTNSSYSDLKNTAQILSGKMTPPETDLMISPGSKQVLKMLSREGLIEPLLDAGARLLECSCGPCIGMGGSPISAGVSVRTFNRNFEGRSGTQDGQIFLVSAQTAAKLALEGEFSDPATWGPAPERVSLPDDVPSIRDLFVFPPEDGSAVEVLRGPNIVALEDFDKLPETVEAKVLLKVGDNITTDHILPAGAQITALRSNIPAISQYIFSRVDEGFVGRMKEHGKGVILGGENYGQGSSREHAALGPRHLGVKAVIVKSLARIHRANLVNFGILPLLLVEPSDYDKLEEGVDLTIPASEITPGGTVNIIAGNGASVPVTNDLTEKELQIIQAGGLLNAVREG, encoded by the coding sequence ATGGGCAAGAACATCACCCACAAGATCATCGAGAAGCACCTCGTTTCCGGGAGCATGGTTCCCGGCGAGGAAGTCGGCCTGCGCATCGACCAGACCCTGACCCAGGACGCTACCGGCACCATGGCCTGGCTCCAGTATGAAGCCATCGGCATCGGCAAGGTACGCACGGACCTGTCCGTGAGCTACGTGGACCATAACACCCTGCAGATGGGCTTCCGCAACCCGGATGACCACCGCTTCCTGCGCACCGTGGCCGCCAAATCCGGCGCGGTCTTCTCCCCCGCGGGCACCGGCATCTGCCACCAGCTGCACCTGGAGAATTTCGCCAAACCCGGCGCGACGCTCATCGGCTCCGATTCCCACACCCCCACCGCGGGCGGCATCGGTGCCATGGCCATGGGCGCGGGCGGTCTGTCCGTGGCGCTGGCCATGGCGGGCGAAGCGTACTTCATCCCCATGCCCAAGGTCGTCAAGGTCGAACTGACCGGCGAGCTGACCGGCTGGGCCCAGGGCAAGGACGTCATCCTCGAGCTGCTCCGGCTGCTGACCGTCAAGGGCGGCGTGGGCAAGGTCTTCGAGTACGCCGGTCCCGGCGTTGCCTCCCTGTCCGTACCCGACCGCGCAACCATCACCAACATGGGTGCCGAGCTGGGCGCGACCACGTCCATCTTCCCGTCCGACGAGACCACCCGCGACTTCCTGACCAAGATGGGCCGGGCCGACGACTGGATGGAACTGGTCGCCGACGCGGACGCCGAGTACGACGAGGTCGTGACCATCAACCTGTCCGAACTGGAGCCCCTGGTGGCCCAGCCGCACATGCCGGACCAGGTTTGCAAGGTCAAGGATCTGGCCGGGAAGAAGATCGACCAGGTGGCCATCGGCTCCTGCACCAACTCTTCCTACTCCGATCTCAAGAACACCGCCCAGATCCTGTCCGGCAAGATGACCCCGCCCGAGACCGATCTGATGATCTCCCCCGGCTCCAAGCAGGTCCTCAAAATGCTCTCCCGCGAGGGACTGATCGAGCCTCTGCTGGATGCCGGCGCGCGCCTGCTCGAATGTTCCTGCGGCCCGTGCATCGGCATGGGCGGCTCCCCGATCTCCGCGGGCGTGTCCGTGCGGACGTTCAACCGCAACTTCGAGGGACGCTCCGGCACCCAGGACGGCCAGATCTTCCTGGTCTCCGCCCAGACTGCCGCCAAGCTCGCCCTGGAAGGCGAGTTCAGCGATCCCGCCACCTGGGGCCCGGCCCCCGAGCGGGTGAGCCTGCCCGACGACGTGCCGTCCATCCGCGACCTGTTCGTCTTCCCGCCCGAGGACGGTTCCGCCGTGGAAGTCCTGCGCGGACCGAACATCGTGGCCCTGGAGGATTTCGACAAGCTGCCCGAGACCGTCGAGGCCAAGGTGCTGCTCAAGGTCGGCGACAACATCACCACCGACCACATTCTGCCCGCCGGCGCGCAGATCACCGCTCTGCGTTCCAACATCCCGGCCATCAGCCAGTACATCTTCTCCCGCGTGGACGAAGGGTTTGTCGGCCGCATGAAGGAACACGGCAAGGGCGTTATCCTGGGCGGCGAAAACTACGGCCAGGGCTCCAGCCGCGAGCACGCGGCGCTCGGCCCGCGCCACCTCGGCGTCAAGGCCGTAATAGTCAAATCCCTGGCCCGCATTCACCGCGCCAACCTGGTCAACTTCGGCATCCTGCCCCTGCTGCTGGTCGAGCCTTCGGACTACGACAAGCTGGAAGAGGGTGTGGACCTGACCATCCCGGCCTCGGAGATCACCCCCGGCGGCACCGTGAACATCATCGCGGGCAATGGGGCATCCGTTCCGGTCACAAATGATTTGACCGAAAAGGAACTACAGATTATCCAGGCAGGTGGCCTCCTGAACGCCGTTCGGGAAGGCTAG
- a CDS encoding chorismate mutase, which translates to MIKIRKEDGPYEDRPRRDSEQGAPTNTPRYDNNRPQRDEKRGPRKFDKRGPKRGGGRDFFGRRPEAPPVDDDAPSKAEVVTGHRYNDISDIDDQILGLLEKRAFLIRKEGAWRKSRQKSLVDPQLEKLLRGAFDRSAGRLGLDAKLTKQLFTLLNQFSLADARKKFEGEGYKLAPRVEPISAGIAGPRSFRFTRMMLAMAASAGAQVTLSPVTMNAPNKDLAKALKQVGAPIHWDDDFIRNDGGRTLEFEGKMAFVGEDKFNFYMLLCLALGHAGRCKFTGKPSLQLLDAASLNKVLPSLGARVVPMNPNNPGLPVRLECGGAMDESVTLPGSIDPDFAAALTLAAWSFPGGLTIKGLTSAARDRVAEAVAVLEACGITAKLDKDSVSVSDGVPTIESQPELPLSVRLNAMLLALPVLSGGTINLEGAWPKNEQADRVLEQLRALGLRVNVADVNVVATMEGELPESADIPLGASPDLMPMALALALKVGDAKLAGADNDVAMELLDRIGASYEINDDVIELKPGNPQWEGTWFSPDPVWSMGCALAAFAVPGIVLENHGEVTATWPEFWNFYNSLPTGKMKPKPEREKKDDTRRRIKIR; encoded by the coding sequence ATGATCAAGATCCGCAAAGAAGACGGCCCCTACGAGGACCGCCCCCGCAGGGACTCCGAGCAAGGTGCTCCCACCAATACCCCCAGATACGACAACAACCGCCCGCAACGCGACGAAAAGCGCGGTCCGCGCAAGTTCGACAAGCGTGGTCCCAAGCGCGGCGGCGGTCGCGACTTTTTCGGCCGCAGGCCCGAAGCTCCGCCCGTGGACGACGACGCCCCGAGCAAGGCAGAGGTGGTTACCGGCCATCGCTATAACGACATCTCCGACATCGACGACCAGATTCTGGGCCTGCTCGAAAAGCGCGCCTTCCTGATTCGAAAGGAAGGGGCCTGGCGCAAGTCCCGGCAAAAGTCCCTGGTGGACCCCCAACTGGAAAAGCTGCTGCGCGGCGCGTTCGATCGCTCCGCGGGCCGACTGGGCCTGGACGCCAAGCTGACCAAGCAGCTCTTCACCCTGCTCAACCAGTTCTCCCTGGCCGACGCGCGCAAGAAATTCGAAGGCGAAGGCTACAAGCTCGCCCCGCGCGTGGAGCCGATATCTGCAGGCATCGCCGGTCCCCGGTCCTTCCGCTTCACCCGGATGATGCTGGCCATGGCCGCTTCCGCTGGTGCGCAGGTGACCCTTTCCCCGGTGACCATGAACGCCCCGAACAAGGATCTGGCCAAGGCGCTCAAGCAGGTCGGCGCGCCCATCCACTGGGACGACGACTTCATCCGCAACGACGGCGGCCGGACCCTTGAGTTCGAAGGCAAGATGGCCTTTGTCGGCGAGGACAAGTTCAACTTCTACATGCTGCTCTGCCTGGCACTCGGCCATGCCGGACGGTGCAAGTTCACGGGCAAGCCCTCCCTGCAGCTGCTCGACGCGGCTTCCCTGAACAAGGTGCTTCCGTCCCTGGGCGCGCGGGTTGTCCCCATGAACCCGAACAACCCCGGCCTGCCCGTGCGGCTGGAGTGCGGCGGCGCCATGGATGAATCCGTGACCCTGCCCGGCAGCATCGACCCCGATTTCGCCGCTGCCCTGACCCTGGCCGCCTGGTCCTTCCCCGGCGGGCTGACCATCAAGGGCCTGACCAGCGCCGCCCGCGACCGGGTGGCCGAGGCCGTGGCCGTGCTGGAAGCCTGCGGTATCACCGCCAAGCTGGACAAGGATTCGGTCAGCGTGTCCGACGGCGTCCCGACCATCGAATCGCAGCCCGAACTGCCCCTGTCCGTGCGCCTGAACGCCATGCTTCTGGCCCTGCCCGTGCTGAGCGGCGGCACCATCAACCTGGAAGGCGCCTGGCCCAAGAACGAGCAGGCCGACCGGGTACTCGAACAGCTCCGCGCTCTTGGCCTGCGTGTCAATGTGGCCGACGTCAACGTGGTTGCCACCATGGAGGGCGAGCTGCCCGAATCCGCGGACATCCCGCTGGGCGCGTCTCCGGACCTCATGCCCATGGCTCTGGCTCTGGCGCTCAAGGTGGGCGACGCCAAACTGGCGGGCGCGGACAACGACGTTGCCATGGAGCTGCTCGACCGCATCGGCGCGAGCTACGAGATCAACGACGACGTCATCGAGCTCAAGCCCGGCAATCCGCAGTGGGAAGGCACCTGGTTCAGCCCGGACCCGGTATGGTCCATGGGCTGCGCCCTGGCCGCCTTCGCCGTGCCCGGCATCGTGCTCGAAAACCACGGCGAGGTGACCGCCACCTGGCCCGAGTTCTGGAACTTCTACAACTCCCTGCCCACCGGCAAGATGAAACCCAAACCGGAACGCGAGAAGAAGGATGACACGAGAAGAAGAATTAAAATCCGGTGA
- a CDS encoding glycine zipper domain-containing protein, which translates to MRKVLTAMLLICFLAAGYGCAANRAQQGATVGGLAGATIGALTFKDKLLGAAVGAGVGTLFGYIVGNEWDKHDEAQVQQTLETGKSDQPHAWTNPDTGTSYTATPSPPYMAEQKVYRDVYIKDQKDGDTIMAKAWRDDKGVWHLKQ; encoded by the coding sequence ATGAGGAAAGTACTGACAGCCATGCTGCTCATCTGTTTCCTGGCAGCCGGCTACGGTTGTGCCGCCAACAGGGCGCAGCAGGGCGCGACGGTCGGCGGCCTGGCAGGCGCGACCATCGGCGCGCTGACGTTCAAGGACAAGCTCCTGGGAGCGGCGGTTGGTGCCGGCGTGGGTACGCTGTTCGGCTACATCGTGGGCAACGAATGGGACAAGCATGACGAGGCCCAGGTTCAGCAGACCCTGGAGACCGGCAAGTCCGATCAGCCGCACGCCTGGACCAATCCGGACACCGGCACCAGCTACACGGCCACCCCGAGCCCGCCGTACATGGCCGAGCAGAAGGTCTACCGCGATGTGTACATCAAGGATCAGAAGGACGGCGACACCATCATGGCCAAGGCCTGGCGTGATGACAAGGGTGTCTGGCACCTCAAGCAATAG
- a CDS encoding DMT family transporter, with product MTEKTKAILLMAATALIWSSGGLAIKLVQWNPMAITGVRSALAAATLAVLFRGRMTFRFNRVQWGAALGYAGLLVTNVVATKLTTSANAILLAYTAPVYVALLAPWLLGERTRRSDWFFIVVTVGGMTLFFLDRLSPTGLWGNVIAVGTGVSYALFTLFMRLQKDASPVESVILGHLLTALAGLPFLFTAMPNAEGWLGLIYLGILQQGVSLALYVWAIKRLGALEAILIMMLEPIFNPVLVAFGYGELPGPWAVAGGVIVIGAVTLRGVLGAIRRPASLSPGR from the coding sequence ATGACAGAAAAAACCAAGGCCATATTGCTCATGGCGGCAACGGCGCTGATCTGGAGTTCCGGCGGTCTGGCCATCAAGCTGGTCCAGTGGAATCCCATGGCCATCACCGGGGTGCGCAGCGCTCTGGCGGCCGCGACACTGGCCGTGTTGTTCCGGGGGCGGATGACCTTCCGCTTCAATCGTGTGCAATGGGGTGCCGCGCTGGGCTATGCCGGGCTTTTGGTGACCAATGTGGTAGCCACCAAACTGACCACCTCTGCCAACGCCATCCTGCTGGCCTATACTGCGCCCGTCTATGTGGCCCTGCTCGCCCCGTGGCTTCTGGGTGAGCGTACACGCCGTTCGGACTGGTTCTTCATCGTGGTGACCGTGGGCGGCATGACCCTGTTTTTCCTGGATCGTCTTTCGCCCACAGGACTGTGGGGCAACGTTATTGCCGTGGGAACCGGCGTTTCCTACGCGCTGTTCACCCTCTTCATGCGGTTGCAAAAGGACGCCTCCCCGGTAGAGTCCGTCATCCTCGGCCACCTGCTGACCGCACTGGCTGGGCTTCCTTTCCTGTTCACGGCCATGCCCAACGCCGAGGGGTGGCTCGGCCTGATTTATCTCGGCATCCTGCAACAAGGCGTTTCCCTGGCGCTTTACGTCTGGGCCATCAAACGGCTCGGCGCGCTTGAGGCGATCCTGATCATGATGCTTGAGCCAATTTTCAATCCCGTGCTCGTGGCCTTTGGGTACGGCGAACTGCCCGGGCCGTGGGCCGTGGCCGGTGGCGTCATCGTCATCGGCGCCGTGACCCTGCGTGGAGTGCTCGGGGCGATAAGGCGACCTGCATCCCTTTCTCCCGGGCGCTGA
- the sat gene encoding sulfate adenylyltransferase: protein MSNLVAPHGGKGLVCCLLEGAELDAEIKKAAGLKTLDISDRAKGDLIMMGIGGFSPLNGFMKKADWAGVCEKFLMADGTFWPIPITLDTDDEDVKVGDEIALKAKDGVVYATMKVEEKYEMTEADKKWECELVYKGEGEDSADDKFWAVAMEDHPGVQMVMAQGKYNLAGPVKVLSEGDYAKRFPGVYLTPKQIRAEMEKRGWSNVAALQLRNPMHRSHEFLAKIAVEVCDGVVIHSLIGNLKPGDIPGDVRIECIQILIDNYFVPENVINAGYPLDMRYAGPREGLIHATFRQNYGINNMLIGRDHAGVGDFYGLFEAQEIFKKIPYATEACPEPGKALLCKNMNIDWTFYCYKCDGMASMRTCPHTKEDRVILSGTKLRKALSEGAEVVDHFGRDEVLVRLREYYGSLTEKVEVKMQKAASGQDMK, encoded by the coding sequence ATGTCTAACCTCGTAGCACCTCACGGTGGTAAAGGTCTCGTCTGCTGTCTGCTCGAAGGCGCTGAGCTCGACGCTGAAATCAAAAAGGCCGCTGGCCTGAAGACCCTCGACATTTCCGATCGCGCCAAGGGCGACCTGATCATGATGGGCATCGGCGGCTTCTCTCCGCTGAACGGCTTCATGAAGAAGGCCGACTGGGCCGGCGTCTGCGAAAAGTTCCTGATGGCCGATGGCACCTTCTGGCCCATCCCCATCACCCTCGACACCGATGACGAAGACGTCAAGGTCGGTGACGAGATCGCTCTGAAGGCCAAGGACGGCGTTGTCTACGCCACCATGAAGGTCGAAGAGAAGTACGAGATGACCGAAGCCGACAAGAAGTGGGAATGCGAGCTCGTCTACAAGGGCGAAGGCGAAGATTCCGCTGATGACAAGTTCTGGGCCGTTGCCATGGAAGATCATCCTGGCGTCCAGATGGTCATGGCTCAGGGCAAGTACAACCTGGCCGGCCCGGTCAAGGTCCTGTCCGAAGGCGACTACGCCAAGCGTTTCCCGGGCGTCTACCTGACCCCCAAGCAGATCCGTGCCGAAATGGAAAAGCGCGGCTGGTCCAACGTTGCCGCTCTGCAGCTGCGTAACCCCATGCACCGCTCCCACGAATTCCTGGCCAAGATCGCCGTGGAAGTCTGCGACGGCGTCGTGATCCACTCCCTGATCGGTAACCTGAAGCCGGGCGACATCCCGGGTGACGTCCGCATCGAGTGCATCCAGATCCTGATCGACAACTACTTCGTGCCCGAGAACGTCATCAACGCCGGTTACCCCCTCGACATGCGTTACGCCGGTCCCCGCGAAGGTCTGATCCACGCCACCTTCCGCCAGAACTACGGCATCAACAACATGCTGATCGGTCGTGACCACGCCGGTGTCGGCGACTTCTACGGCCTGTTCGAGGCCCAGGAGATCTTCAAGAAGATCCCCTACGCCACCGAAGCTTGCCCCGAGCCCGGCAAGGCCCTGCTCTGCAAGAACATGAACATCGACTGGACCTTCTACTGCTACAAGTGCGACGGCATGGCCTCCATGCGCACCTGCCCGCACACCAAGGAAGACCGCGTCATCCTGTCCGGTACCAAGCTGCGTAAGGCCCTCTCCGAAGGTGCCGAGGTCGTCGACCATTTCGGTCGTGACGAAGTCCTCGTCCGCCTGCGCGAGTACTACGGCAGCCTGACCGAAAAGGTCGAGGTCAAGATGCAGAAGGCCGCTTCCGGTCAGGACATGAAATAA
- the aprB gene encoding adenylyl-sulfate reductase subunit beta, whose protein sequence is MPTFVNPEKCDGCKGGEKTACMYICPNDLMILDPAEMKAYNQEPSACWECYSCVKICPQGAIEARPYADFAPMGGTSIPMRSAEDIMWTIKFRNGSVKRFKFPIRTTAEGSIKPFDGKPEPGDLDSELLFTESELKDPIATAMEEASVTEADLKKEWKMDDYASLV, encoded by the coding sequence ATGCCGACCTTTGTTAACCCGGAAAAATGTGACGGCTGCAAGGGTGGCGAAAAGACCGCTTGCATGTACATTTGCCCCAACGATCTGATGATCCTGGATCCCGCCGAAATGAAGGCTTACAACCAGGAACCGTCTGCTTGCTGGGAATGTTATTCCTGCGTGAAAATTTGCCCCCAGGGCGCTATTGAAGCCCGTCCGTACGCCGACTTCGCCCCTATGGGTGGTACCTCCATCCCGATGCGTTCCGCTGAAGACATCATGTGGACCATCAAATTCCGTAATGGCAGCGTGAAACGCTTCAAGTTCCCCATCCGCACCACTGCTGAAGGTTCCATCAAGCCTTTCGATGGCAAGCCCGAACCCGGCGATCTGGACTCCGAGCTCCTGTTCACCGAATCCGAGCTGAAGGATCCCATCGCGACCGCTATGGAAGAGGCTTCCGTCACCGAAGCCGACCTGAAGAAAGAGTGGAAGATGGACGATTACGCCAGCCTGGTCTAG